The Grus americana isolate bGruAme1 chromosome 8, bGruAme1.mat, whole genome shotgun sequence genome includes a region encoding these proteins:
- the LOC129209335 gene encoding E3 ubiquitin-protein ligase HECTD3-like yields MRAGGEAPHQVLGRLRFLLQCSECFRRARPLPAALCYVPREVQYKICKDPAAAARSPLSVWDSPGPARGRKRAARTTIEVRKGGCLRATGEEYCNGAGLWVKLSKEQLEEYTSSHDLEEGWLLAQRFGEGGDKLVPVDSVEKIQWQHQTLGVDYKPMVSWEQVVDLTYSIHLGEKPRLAEQDEAAVQKFRSVPLGWSYEHDMELGRFLYDHSERELQHQDCTKEHISSIEVSSQAEDHGVAHLTDNQTYTSWESNGPPGQHWVRLNMKKGTIVKKLWLMLDGQVSSYIPKRVAVYGGALNRLQHLRTILIDENTFQDVCILCDMTTHLPVLEIRILECQDHGYNVRLRGIKITSFWEWDLILNADMFQPARLVRYPLLEGVDADVLYRRAVLIQRFVQVLDSVLCYLIPLSEESIGTFNALRSMKPFLLLSKQSTALITHCLQSSETTPPHTPPKLYINRYLAGEHRANPALDPSCRNAVFTQLYESLRSSKNNWPLDYRWPPKYSQWWQCDFIAEGIVDNGGGFRDSLSDMSEELCPSSADVPVPLPFFVRASNQGNSSSDTRDMYVPNPSCKDFPKYEWIGQLMGAALRGNEFLVLALPALVWKQLAGEEVTWSKDFATVDLELVKLLEVLEGVDREAFEFMFGRELTYTTVLSDQRMVELIPNGSSTAVRYEDRKEFIRLVQKARLEESKEQIAAMRAGLLCVVPQPVLDLLTWQQLEKMICGDPKITVAELRRFITFEDFPSDDTRIQNFLQALNNFTSEDLSRFLKFVTGRSRLPVQITVYPEGENLNALDMMPQASTCSCTFYLPNYSSAKACEELLRYAVYNCMSIDTDKNPWDE; encoded by the exons ATGCGTGCGGGCGGGGAGGCGCCGCACCAGGTGCTGGGCCGGCTGCGGTTCCTGCTGCAGTGCAGCGAGTGCTTCCGCCGCGCCCGGCCGCTGCCCGCCGCTCTCTGCTACGTGCCGCGGGAGGTGCAGTACAAGATCTGCAAGgaccccgctgccgccgcccgcagcccgCTCAGCGTCTGGGATAGCCCGGGGCCGGCGCGGGGCCGCAAGCGGGCGGCGCGGACCACCATCGAGGTGCGGAAGGGCGGCTGCCTCCGCGCCACCGGCGAGGAGTACTGCAACGGCGCCGGGCTCTGGGTCAAGCTCAGCAAG gagcagctggaggagtACACGAGCAGCCATGACCTGGAGGAGGGTTGGCTCCTGGCGCAGAGGTTTGGAGAGGGAGGAGATAAATTGGTCCCGGTTGACTCGGTGGAGAAGATCCAGTGGCAGCACCAAACGCTCGGGGTTGATTATAAACCCATGGTCAG ctgggaaCAAGTGGTGGATCTGACCTACTCCATACACCTGGGAGAGAAGCCCAGACTTGCAGAGCAGGATGAGGCCGCAGTGCAGAAGTTTCG GTCTGTGCCCCTGGGCTGGAGCTACGAGCACGACATGGAGCTGGGGCGCTTCCTGTATGATCACAGCGAGAGGGAGCTGCAGCACCAGGACTGCACCAAGGAGCACATCAGCAGCATCGAGGTCTCCTCACAGGCA GAGGACCATGGCGTGGCCCATCTGACTGACAACCAGACATACACCTCCTGGGAGAGCAACGGGCCCCCAGGGCAGCACTGGGTGCGGCTCAACATGAAGAAAGGCACCATTGTCAA GAAGCTGTGGCTGATGCTGGATGGGCAGGTCAGCTCCTATATACCCAAGCGGGTTGCTGTGTATGGGGGGGCACTGAACAGGCTGCAGCACCTGAGAACCATCCTAATTGATGA GAACACCTTCCAGGATGTCTGCATCCTCTGTGACATGACGACTCACTTGCCGGTGCTGGAGATCCGCATCCTGGAGTGCCAGG ACCACGGGTACAATGTCCGCCTGCGAGGCATTAAGATCACATCCTTCTGGGAATGGGACCTGATCCTCAACGCTGATATGTTCCAGCCAGCCCGGCTGGTGCGCTACCCTCTCCTGGAAGGGGTGGATGCCGATGTGCTGTACCGGCGGGCCGTGCTCATTCAGAG GTTTGTCCAGGTCCTGGACAGTGTCCTGTGTTACCTGATCCCCCTCTCCGAGGAAAGCATCGGCACCTTCAATGCACTCAGG AGCATGAAGCCGTTCCTGCTGCTGTccaagcagagcacagccctCATCACCCACTGTCTCCAGTCCTCGGAGACCACcccacctcacaccccaccaAAGCTGTACATCAACCGGTACCTGGCCGGGGAGCACCGTGCCAACCCTGCGCTGGACCCCAGCTGCAGGAACGCCGTCTTCACCCAG ctgtACGAAAGCCTCAGATCTTCCAAGAACAATTGGCCCCTGGACTACAG GTGGCCCCCGAAATACAGCCAGTGGTGGCAGTGCGACTTCATCGCTGAGGGCATCGTTGACAATG GTGGTGGTTTTCGGGACAGCCTGTCAGATATGTCAGAGGAGCTGTGTCCCAGCTCAGCGGACGTCCCTGTGCCCCTACCCTTCTTTGTGCGCGCTTCCAACCAG GGTAACAGCAGCAGTGACACCAGGGACATGTACGTCCCCAATCCCTCCTGCAAGGACTTCCCCAAGTACGAGTGGATCGGGCAGCTGATGGGTGCAGCCCTGAGGGGCAACGAGTTTCTG GTCCTGGCTCTGCCAGCACTGGTGTGGAAGCagctggcaggggaggaggtCACCTGGAGCAAGGACTTTGCCACTGTGGACTTGGAGCTG GTGAagctgctggaggtgctggagggAGTGGACAGGGAAGCCTTCGAGTTCATGTTCGGCAGAGAGCTGACCTACACAACGGTGCTGAGTGACCAGCGCATGGTGGAGCTGATCCCCAATGGCAGCAGCACTGCGGTGCGCTATGAGGATCGCAAGGAGTTCATCCGCCTTGTGCAGAAGGCTCGACTGGAGGAGAGCAAGGAGCAG atCGCAGCCATGCGTGCCGGGCTGCTCTGCGTGGTGCCTCAGCCTGTGTTGGACCTGCTcacctggcagcagctggagaagatgATCTGTGGGGACCCCAAGATCACAGTGGCCGAACTGCGGAGGTTCA TCACATTTGAGGACTTTCCCTCTGACGACACTCGTATCCAGAACTTCCTGCAGGCGCTCAACAACTTCACCAGTG aGGATCTCAGCCGTTTCCTCAAGTTTGTCACTGGCCGGAGCCGCCTCCCGGTTCAGATCACTGTCTACCCGGAAGGGGAGAA CTTGAACGCACTGGACATGATGCCCCAGGCTTCCACGTGCTCCTGCACCTTCTACTTGCCCAACTATTCCTC GGCCAAGGCCTGCGAGGAGCTGCTGCGGTACGCCGTGTACAACTGCATGTCCATCGACACTGACAAGAACCCCTGGGATGAATGA